In Candidatus Poribacteria bacterium, a single genomic region encodes these proteins:
- a CDS encoding IS66 family transposase, whose translation MTRIQTFTRDQLEAPDKESLIAIILLMQERIAALETEVRSLRDQLAKNSGNSNKPPSSDGYPKPSPKSLRTKGQRKPGGQPRHKGHTLEQVAQPDRVVEHPIETCP comes from the coding sequence ATGACACGCATCCAGACGTTCACGCGCGATCAACTCGAAGCGCCCGACAAAGAGAGCCTCATCGCCATCATCCTGTTGATGCAAGAACGCATCGCGGCGTTGGAGACGGAAGTGCGCTCCTTGCGCGACCAACTCGCCAAGAACAGCGGCAACAGCAACAAACCGCCTTCCAGTGACGGCTACCCCAAGCCGTCTCCCAAGAGCCTGCGCACGAAAGGGCAACGGAAGCCTGGCGGACAGCCCCGACACAAAGGACACACCCTCGAGCAGGTCGCGCAGCCGGATCGCGTCGTGGAGCATCCGATTGAGACGTGTCCTGA
- the cmr1 gene encoding type III-B CRISPR module RAMP protein Cmr1 has translation MPRAVPDCPGRPKETAARLVTKDYAIRLITPMFGGGVEAGSPDPSYPIRGTAIRGQLQFWWRATRGAVYPDKDALFERHAAVWGTTERASPVEIEVVDVQTDAPASCATYTRRNDGRLQLQWNSPFANTPLPYALFPFQGQLNRPRTDVEKQPADFIRQVSFVLRVRFPESLRQDVETAVWAWVNFGGLGARTRRGCGALFCKELAPANANGLGDWVKQRIPNASPVRDWPTLLSAMRIAANAEPLAAWARAVGLMRDFRQGVNFARNPGNPPSRPGRSRWPEPDTIRRVTNKWENNHQPRQYIPNAFPRAELGLPIVFHYQSSHDPEDTDLYPEGSKRMASPLILKPLALADGNAIPMILRLATPQLTAVDLKRGNNSLTLPPNTAIRGAHLTAYQHAPFDSPLADAPNTGSALDAFCAYASKKGFTEVQL, from the coding sequence ATGCCTAGAGCAGTTCCGGATTGCCCGGGTCGACCGAAAGAGACGGCGGCCCGCCTCGTAACGAAGGATTACGCCATTCGCCTGATAACGCCGATGTTCGGGGGCGGGGTCGAAGCCGGATCGCCAGACCCCTCCTATCCGATTCGCGGCACGGCGATTCGCGGTCAGCTCCAGTTCTGGTGGCGGGCGACGCGCGGCGCAGTCTATCCCGACAAGGACGCCCTTTTCGAGCGTCACGCGGCGGTATGGGGCACGACGGAACGCGCCAGCCCGGTGGAGATCGAAGTTGTTGACGTTCAGACCGATGCGCCTGCGTCATGTGCTACCTATACGCGTCGTAACGATGGCAGGCTGCAACTACAGTGGAATTCCCCGTTCGCGAACACGCCGTTACCGTACGCATTATTCCCGTTTCAAGGCCAACTGAACCGTCCACGAACGGACGTGGAAAAACAGCCTGCGGACTTCATCAGACAGGTTTCGTTCGTCCTCCGTGTCCGGTTCCCTGAATCCCTCCGGCAGGATGTAGAGACCGCCGTCTGGGCATGGGTCAACTTCGGGGGATTGGGCGCTCGGACACGGCGCGGATGCGGCGCTCTGTTCTGCAAAGAGCTCGCGCCAGCGAACGCTAACGGTCTAGGCGATTGGGTGAAACAACGGATTCCGAACGCTTCGCCCGTCCGAGATTGGCCTACGCTCTTGTCTGCCATGCGGATTGCGGCAAACGCGGAGCCTCTCGCGGCTTGGGCAAGGGCGGTCGGCTTGATGCGGGACTTCCGACAAGGCGTGAACTTCGCCCGGAATCCCGGGAACCCGCCGAGTAGGCCCGGGCGATCCCGATGGCCCGAACCGGATACTATCCGGCGCGTCACCAACAAGTGGGAGAACAACCATCAACCCCGGCAGTACATCCCGAACGCATTTCCACGCGCGGAATTGGGTCTGCCTATCGTGTTCCATTACCAGAGCAGTCACGATCCCGAAGATACAGATTTGTATCCCGAAGGATCTAAACGGATGGCAAGTCCTCTGATACTCAAGCCGCTTGCCCTCGCGGATGGCAACGCAATACCGATGATCCTGCGCTTGGCGACGCCTCAACTGACGGCGGTAGACCTCAAGCGCGGAAACAACTCGCTGACGCTGCCGCCCAACACGGCGATCCGAGGCGCTCATCTGACGGCATATCAGCACGCTCCGTTCGACTCCCCCCTCGCCGACGCGCCGAACACCGGTTCCGCGCTGGACGCTTTTTGCGCCTATGCGTCAAAGAAAGGCTTTACGGAGGTGCAACTATGA
- the cas10 gene encoding type III-B CRISPR-associated protein Cas10/Cmr2: MSSHLLALSVGPVQEFIAASRRTRDLWFGSYLLSEISKAVARSVRIDGGKLIFPSPDNADELEPQTGSDDDARALNVANIIIAELKDRDPSVVVQNAKNAARARWRKFADDVFDDPKITRAIREEIWKDQVNDVVEFYAAWVPFNGANYPLARKRVTQLLAGRKNCRDFCPAKGRAKVPKSSLDGLRESVLVERRDDWSAKTKRSLRVRDGEQLDVVGVVKRAAGGDRPYPSVSRVAADPWLRGVKDDDLEPFKEVCASFGGNALHRLDTEIYPRYERFPYEGTAVYRNRYKELEEETGVDIKPLADALKALTDKHKEPNPYLSVLVADGDRMGPAISELKDIGEHQAFSKALSTFAESAKAIVREHRGVLVYAGGDDVLAFLPVDQCLSCARKLHDTFGELLKEQSKETKQELTLSVGVAIAHFLDNLEDLLNFGREAEKHAKNPQDDDRKPDGTKQEKRNGLAVHLLKRGGSPITVRANWSDDLDERLATMAEWLADGKLPTRLANELRGIADAYERWDDGNALENAIQKDALRVVGKKQPPSEGAMGNIGDMIRARVKNAATLKRFANELLVARQMETALRQIRHETAQGDDE, from the coding sequence ATGAGTTCCCATCTCCTCGCGCTCTCCGTCGGACCCGTGCAGGAGTTCATCGCGGCGTCGCGACGCACCCGCGACCTCTGGTTCGGCTCCTATCTCCTTTCCGAAATCAGCAAGGCAGTCGCTCGATCCGTTCGCATTGACGGCGGAAAACTTATCTTTCCGTCGCCGGATAACGCCGACGAGCTTGAGCCGCAAACCGGCTCGGACGACGACGCGCGCGCCTTGAACGTGGCGAACATCATCATCGCGGAGCTGAAAGACCGCGATCCGAGCGTTGTCGTTCAGAACGCGAAAAACGCCGCGCGCGCGCGGTGGCGCAAGTTCGCCGATGACGTGTTCGACGACCCGAAGATCACACGAGCGATCCGCGAGGAAATCTGGAAGGACCAGGTGAACGACGTCGTCGAGTTCTACGCGGCGTGGGTTCCGTTCAACGGCGCGAACTATCCACTCGCGCGAAAACGCGTGACGCAGCTGCTCGCGGGACGCAAGAACTGCCGCGACTTCTGTCCGGCGAAGGGACGCGCGAAGGTGCCCAAATCGTCGTTGGACGGGTTGCGCGAGTCCGTGCTCGTTGAGCGCCGTGACGACTGGTCAGCAAAGACGAAACGCTCGTTGCGAGTGCGCGACGGCGAACAACTCGACGTCGTCGGCGTCGTCAAGCGCGCGGCGGGAGGGGATCGTCCCTATCCGTCCGTATCGCGGGTCGCCGCCGATCCGTGGCTGCGCGGCGTCAAAGATGACGACCTTGAACCATTCAAGGAAGTCTGCGCTTCGTTCGGCGGGAATGCGCTTCATCGTCTCGACACGGAGATATATCCCCGATATGAACGGTTCCCATATGAAGGAACGGCAGTCTATCGCAATCGGTACAAAGAGCTCGAAGAAGAGACAGGAGTCGACATCAAGCCGCTCGCCGACGCCTTGAAAGCGCTGACCGATAAGCACAAAGAACCGAACCCCTACCTCTCCGTCCTCGTTGCCGACGGCGACCGGATGGGCCCGGCGATCAGCGAGCTGAAGGACATCGGCGAGCATCAGGCTTTCTCGAAGGCGCTGTCGACGTTCGCCGAGAGCGCGAAAGCCATTGTCCGCGAACACCGCGGCGTGCTCGTCTACGCCGGCGGCGACGATGTTCTTGCGTTTCTGCCCGTAGATCAATGCCTATCGTGCGCGCGAAAGCTTCACGACACGTTCGGCGAACTGCTCAAAGAGCAGTCCAAAGAGACGAAGCAAGAACTGACGCTTTCCGTCGGTGTCGCTATCGCGCACTTCTTGGACAATCTCGAAGACCTGCTCAACTTCGGACGCGAGGCGGAGAAGCACGCCAAGAATCCGCAAGACGACGACCGGAAACCCGATGGAACCAAACAAGAGAAGCGAAACGGACTCGCCGTCCACCTGCTGAAGCGCGGCGGCAGTCCCATCACCGTCCGCGCGAACTGGTCGGACGATCTCGACGAACGACTCGCCACAATGGCGGAATGGCTCGCGGACGGGAAGCTCCCGACCCGTCTCGCCAATGAGCTGCGCGGAATCGCGGACGCGTACGAGCGATGGGACGATGGCAACGCCCTCGAGAACGCGATCCAGAAGGATGCGCTTCGCGTTGTCGGCAAGAAACAGCCCCCATCGGAAGGCGCGATGGGCAACATCGGGGACATGATCCGAGCGCGCGTGAAGAACGCGGCGACACTCAAGCGGTTCGCTAACGAGCTCCTTGTCGCCCGGCAGATGGAAACCGCGCTCCGTCAGATAAGGCACGAAACTGCGCAAGGAGACGACGAATGA
- a CDS encoding CRISPR-associated protein Cmr3, translating into MTTFLELTCRDPIVSRDGRPFGVGQGNRMKSVGWLLPSVVAGSLRTMIGKAAGRDFSDATAKDLLQMSVAGVFPVADGRLYYPAPNDCVVEKPDDGAKPAIHQGKLEAIRDGEGCDLPGGLAPVTLKGEDFKPGPKPDWWRDDHYAKWLVTDEKDFAFDETFLQAPCLDERTHVSLDPAAGAAAEGELFTTAALAATHLPRYGAKPDDLFSRRFAEIRLTARVVADGWCGEKVEPLNGVHPLGGERRLVHWRSVAEMASKWKCPPAVADTLSKKPTRLRMVLATPAIFCGGWKPGWLDAELRGTPPGASMTLQLKGVCIERWRAVSGWSLAEPRGPKPVKRMVPAGGVYFFDVVAGDASGLAERWLEPVSDDEQDRRNGFGLALWGVA; encoded by the coding sequence ATGACCACATTCCTCGAACTCACCTGCCGCGATCCGATTGTCTCGCGCGACGGGCGACCCTTCGGCGTCGGGCAGGGCAACCGAATGAAGTCCGTCGGTTGGCTCTTGCCTTCGGTCGTCGCCGGGTCGCTTCGGACGATGATCGGCAAAGCCGCAGGGCGCGACTTCTCGGATGCGACGGCGAAAGATCTGCTGCAGATGTCCGTCGCTGGAGTCTTTCCTGTCGCCGACGGGCGACTCTACTACCCTGCGCCGAACGACTGCGTCGTCGAAAAGCCCGATGATGGAGCCAAACCGGCTATTCATCAAGGGAAACTTGAAGCGATCCGCGACGGCGAAGGTTGCGATCTGCCCGGCGGACTCGCTCCCGTAACTCTGAAGGGCGAGGACTTCAAACCGGGTCCGAAGCCCGATTGGTGGCGCGACGACCACTACGCGAAGTGGCTCGTTACCGATGAAAAGGACTTCGCGTTCGACGAGACGTTTCTTCAAGCTCCGTGCCTAGACGAGCGCACGCATGTCTCGCTCGACCCGGCCGCAGGAGCCGCCGCAGAGGGCGAGTTGTTCACGACCGCGGCGTTGGCGGCGACCCACCTCCCGCGATACGGCGCGAAACCCGACGACCTGTTTTCGCGTCGGTTCGCGGAAATCCGCCTGACGGCGCGCGTCGTGGCGGATGGCTGGTGCGGCGAGAAGGTCGAACCGCTCAACGGCGTTCACCCGCTCGGCGGAGAACGGCGGTTGGTTCACTGGCGAAGCGTCGCCGAGATGGCGTCGAAATGGAAGTGTCCTCCAGCCGTCGCCGACACCCTGAGCAAAAAACCGACGCGCCTCCGAATGGTCTTGGCGACGCCCGCGATATTCTGCGGCGGATGGAAACCCGGGTGGCTTGATGCCGAACTTCGTGGAACGCCGCCCGGCGCGTCGATGACGCTTCAGCTGAAAGGCGTCTGTATTGAGCGGTGGCGCGCTGTCTCCGGCTGGTCGCTCGCGGAGCCGCGCGGGCCCAAACCGGTGAAGCGGATGGTTCCTGCGGGGGGCGTCTACTTCTTCGATGTCGTCGCGGGAGACGCTTCCGGCTTGGCGGAGCGATGGTTAGAGCCGGTCAGCGACGACGAACAGGATCGGCGAAACGGTTTCGGACTCGCCCTTTGGGGCGTCGCGTAA
- the cmr4 gene encoding type III-B CRISPR module RAMP protein Cmr4, translated as MATKLYWLHTLSPTHVGTGRGIGYIDLPVQRDKVTNWPLIPGSAIKGVWADYYGATDKKRDGDDEGARWLRAAFGKGGDDSSNAGSLIPTDARLVCLPVRSFRGTFAWCASPMALRMLHRDLALAGVGNLPLIPALDVETTVLHPSQAASALVDEHRIYLEDLDFTAQSNDEAGDWANQIAKWVFPGDANKDWRTAFMKRFAVLPDSVFDYLTETGTEVTARVRIDDDSKTVATGQLWNEESLPVETILAGFVACDRVYARGGTAINQDDQDDVLNRFASETMNLQIGGKATVGRGRVRCVFASVKG; from the coding sequence ATGGCAACGAAACTCTACTGGCTTCACACGCTTTCGCCGACGCACGTTGGCACGGGACGCGGCATCGGCTACATTGACCTGCCCGTACAGCGCGACAAGGTGACGAATTGGCCCCTCATTCCGGGCTCCGCCATCAAGGGGGTCTGGGCGGACTATTACGGCGCGACCGACAAGAAGCGCGACGGTGACGACGAAGGCGCGCGATGGTTGCGCGCCGCGTTCGGCAAAGGCGGTGACGATTCCTCGAACGCCGGCTCGCTGATCCCGACGGACGCGCGGCTTGTCTGCCTGCCGGTGCGGAGTTTCCGGGGAACCTTCGCGTGGTGCGCGTCGCCGATGGCGTTGCGGATGCTCCACCGTGACTTGGCGCTCGCCGGCGTCGGCAACCTGCCGCTGATCCCGGCCCTCGACGTCGAAACCACCGTCCTCCACCCATCACAAGCGGCATCGGCGCTCGTCGACGAGCATCGCATCTACCTCGAAGACCTCGACTTCACCGCTCAATCGAACGACGAAGCGGGCGATTGGGCGAACCAAATCGCCAAATGGGTCTTCCCCGGCGACGCAAATAAGGACTGGCGAACCGCCTTTATGAAGCGGTTCGCGGTTCTGCCGGACAGCGTGTTCGACTATCTGACCGAGACGGGAACCGAAGTGACCGCCCGCGTGCGCATTGACGATGACTCCAAGACGGTCGCGACGGGACAACTCTGGAACGAAGAGTCGCTTCCGGTCGAGACGATCCTCGCCGGGTTCGTCGCGTGCGACCGGGTCTACGCCCGCGGCGGCACGGCAATCAATCAAGACGACCAAGACGACGTGTTGAACCGATTCGCGTCCGAGACGATGAACCTACAGATCGGCGGCAAGGCGACGGTCGGGCGGGGTCGCGTTCGATGCGTCTTCGCATCGGTGAAGGGATAA
- the cmr5 gene encoding type III-B CRISPR module-associated protein Cmr5 — protein MRTNSQKMAQAAYTAVAQTFDELHGKERDKYLTVSRGFPTLVHACGLAQAVAFARAKQNDYERYMKDLAEVLGAAGNDDVATVDGLDHASRNEPVSGYLRLSRTALQSANWIKRYAEALKED, from the coding sequence ATGAGGACGAACAGTCAGAAGATGGCTCAGGCGGCGTATACCGCTGTCGCCCAAACCTTTGATGAACTGCACGGTAAGGAACGCGACAAGTATCTGACCGTATCGCGCGGCTTCCCGACGCTCGTGCACGCATGCGGACTGGCGCAGGCGGTCGCGTTCGCGCGTGCGAAGCAGAACGACTACGAGCGCTACATGAAGGATCTCGCTGAAGTCCTGGGCGCCGCTGGCAACGACGACGTAGCAACCGTTGACGGACTCGACCACGCGTCGCGCAACGAACCAGTATCCGGGTATCTGCGGCTGAGTCGTACCGCCCTACAATCGGCGAATTGGATCAAGCGGTACGCCGAAGCCCTGAAGGAGGATTGA
- the cmr6 gene encoding type III-B CRISPR module RAMP protein Cmr6, which produces MRHALSGVNRGFGEHAGLILQRYAKEATPNNAPEKRALLDDAIRCVKNQPVRELYALAFDRWKDSFDGDERNISADLKTRDRDRLIVGLGSQNVLETGLRLHHTYGTPILPGSALKGLAAHYCAQMWGEKHGGDASPGENKPFRKCGQFYELLFGKGGDNDSAVGVITFHDAWITPESLEKGALKLDVMTPHHRAWQNNDAPPTDFDSPIPVSYLSVTGTFHVVVSWSGPESDQSRKWTELAMTLLKDALGDWGVGGKTSSGYGRLVDPIAAQPAPGAQNLVPEPAAKRDSGTAATVKIVEARPKGGFNVQEEGYPQGTLTVGTPPNPLPEIGAVVKVKVHIGDPKRPQYRWS; this is translated from the coding sequence ATGCGACACGCGCTCAGCGGCGTCAACCGCGGCTTCGGGGAGCACGCCGGACTGATCCTGCAGCGCTATGCGAAGGAAGCGACTCCCAACAACGCACCCGAGAAACGTGCTCTGCTCGATGACGCGATACGCTGCGTGAAGAACCAGCCCGTGCGCGAGCTCTACGCGCTCGCCTTCGACCGCTGGAAAGACTCCTTCGACGGCGACGAACGGAACATTTCCGCCGACCTCAAGACGCGGGACCGGGACCGACTCATCGTCGGGCTCGGCTCGCAGAACGTCCTCGAAACGGGTCTGCGGCTCCACCACACCTACGGAACGCCGATCCTTCCCGGCTCCGCGTTGAAGGGGCTCGCCGCACATTATTGCGCTCAGATGTGGGGCGAGAAACATGGCGGCGATGCCTCGCCCGGCGAGAACAAGCCCTTCCGCAAGTGCGGGCAGTTTTATGAACTCCTGTTCGGGAAGGGAGGCGACAACGACAGCGCGGTTGGCGTCATCACCTTCCACGACGCCTGGATTACGCCGGAGTCGTTGGAGAAAGGCGCGCTCAAACTCGATGTGATGACGCCGCATCACCGAGCATGGCAGAACAACGACGCGCCGCCGACCGACTTCGACAGTCCGATTCCCGTCTCGTATCTGTCTGTGACAGGAACGTTTCACGTCGTCGTGTCGTGGAGCGGGCCTGAGTCGGATCAATCGCGGAAATGGACGGAACTCGCAATGACGCTCCTCAAAGACGCTCTAGGAGATTGGGGCGTCGGCGGCAAGACGAGTAGCGGCTACGGGCGGCTCGTTGACCCGATCGCAGCGCAGCCAGCGCCCGGCGCGCAGAACCTGGTCCCGGAACCCGCAGCGAAACGCGATTCCGGCACGGCCGCGACAGTGAAGATTGTCGAAGCGCGTCCCAAGGGAGGTTTCAACGTCCAGGAAGAGGGCTATCCGCAAGGGACGTTGACCGTCGGCACGCCGCCGAATCCGCTGCCGGAGATCGGAGCCGTTGTCAAAGTGAAGGTTCATATCGGCGATCCGAAACGCCCGCAATACCGTTGGAGTTGA
- a CDS encoding putative CRISPR-associated protein, with product MRTSRPQHLICTVGVSLFLPNLNGLRAKLLDGTIPPERKKLAEAYVAKDWPRVAQELDHIDANEQICGAEINSVASMIEKQYVAPNCGLFFLHSETEAGNDVATILRAYYEIKGHTTVKTISVKDLQDEDPKRFRTKGLRNLAREVCALIRDYSPHACAINATGGYKAQIAIGVLLGQAIGVPVYYKHERFPEIIAFPPMPVALDFELWMRASGMLYDLSRTLDPVPEREYADEWDERYESLVERVSIDGVAYLELSPTGQIFHETFRERFRTARDEVLPPTALTKFDPRIERAGWRGVHPEVEEFMSRVTNEVPQVVQCSTFYYNPDLPSRARFRLGSGGIEGIFSNGTYTVKFRVETTAKTPGQSAAVVAFLNQWLSDQA from the coding sequence ATGCGAACCAGCCGACCGCAACATCTGATATGTACTGTCGGCGTCAGCCTATTCCTACCGAATCTAAATGGACTCCGAGCAAAACTGTTGGACGGAACGATCCCCCCGGAGCGTAAGAAACTGGCCGAGGCGTATGTCGCCAAGGATTGGCCCCGCGTCGCGCAGGAGCTCGACCACATAGACGCCAACGAGCAGATTTGCGGCGCCGAGATCAACTCCGTCGCAAGCATGATCGAAAAGCAATATGTCGCACCTAACTGCGGACTTTTCTTCCTGCACTCAGAAACCGAGGCAGGAAACGACGTGGCAACCATCCTCAGAGCCTACTACGAGATCAAGGGGCATACGACCGTCAAGACCATATCCGTCAAAGACCTTCAGGACGAAGACCCCAAACGATTCCGCACGAAAGGATTGCGAAATCTCGCCCGCGAGGTCTGCGCATTGATCCGCGACTATTCTCCTCATGCGTGCGCGATTAACGCGACGGGCGGATACAAAGCGCAGATTGCGATTGGCGTGTTACTCGGTCAGGCGATCGGTGTTCCCGTCTATTACAAGCACGAACGGTTCCCGGAGATCATCGCGTTCCCGCCGATGCCCGTGGCGCTTGACTTCGAACTCTGGATGCGCGCGAGCGGAATGCTCTACGATTTATCCCGGACTCTCGACCCGGTTCCGGAACGCGAATATGCCGACGAATGGGACGAACGCTATGAAAGCCTCGTCGAGCGAGTATCCATTGACGGCGTCGCATATCTCGAACTCTCGCCCACCGGCCAGATATTTCATGAGACGTTCCGCGAGCGATTCCGCACGGCACGAGACGAGGTGCTCCCCCCGACCGCGTTGACGAAATTCGACCCACGCATCGAAAGAGCCGGATGGCGAGGAGTGCATCCGGAAGTCGAAGAGTTCATGAGTCGAGTCACGAACGAAGTGCCACAAGTCGTCCAGTGTTCAACTTTCTACTACAATCCAGATTTGCCGAGTCGAGCGCGATTTCGGCTAGGAAGCGGCGGTATCGAGGGCATATTCTCTAACGGAACCTACACGGTCAAATTCCGCGTTGAAACCACGGCGAAGACACCAGGACAAAGCGCGGCAGTCGTCGCCTTTCTCAACCAATGGTTGAGCGACCAAGCGTGA